The sequence AACGCTGTCCTCGCACAGCAGCGCATCGCCGCGGTCGTAGCCGTAGAAGCCGACCGCCGAGGCGCTGACGAACACCGACGGGCCGTCATCGCTGTCCGCGGCCGCCTGCGCCAGCTTCCGCGTCGGCTCGATACGGGTATCCCGGATCGCGGCTTTGTGTCCCTCGGAGAAGCGTCCCGCGATCGATGCGCCCGCCAGATGGATCACCGCGTCGACACCCGACAGCAGGTCTGCCGCGGGCGCCTCGGGCCGCCACTGGCGCTCGTCCTCGGCGCGTGCGGCAGGACCCCGGACCAGCCGGATCACGCGATGACCGCCGGTGGTCAGGAAGGCCGTCAGCGCGGTGCCCACCAACCCGGATGCGCCGGTGACGGCGACGACCATAGGTTCGGCACCTGCGTCAGCCGCATCCCTGTGGGCGGCGAGGTCGTCGGCCAGCTGGCGATGCCGGTAGACGAACGTCGGCCGCAGGGCCGCACCGGGAACCGTGGTGTCGACCTCGTCGCGCACCCTCGTGCCGCCGCCGGGCTCGGCGGAGAACTCGTGGGTGTGTCGCCACCAGCCGATAACGCGCGCTGGCAGCGACCGCGGCCCCGCCGAGGACAGCGCGTCCACGAACCGGTGCGGCGGGTCGAATCCGTCCCGATCGTGCTGGGCGATCCACCGCAGCCCGCCAGGCAGGCCGAGCACCGCCTTACCGTCAGCCAGCGACTCGGTCTCGGCCACCACCGTCATCGGCTGCCACGGCGGAACCAGCCGCGCCATGGCACCCGGCCTGGTATGCCAGGCGAACACCTCGGCCAACGGATGGTCGACGACGCTCTCGTATTCGATGCCCATGGTTCCTCTCGCGGTGCTGGCCCGGCTCGGCTCGCGCGCGTCCCCTGCCCTGCGGGCGTGGGCCCACCGGTCCTCGCTTCGCTGCGATCCTCACTCACGTTCGCCTTCGCGTGCTGATGCGTGATATTCGGAGTCGCCGCGCAGTTGGATTGCCCGTCGTAGGCTAGATGAGTCCCAGGACGGGGAATCCGCCCAGGAACGGGAACACAACAGTCATGGCCGGTTGGAGTGGGCTCGCGCGCCGC is a genomic window of Mycobacterium sp. ITM-2016-00318 containing:
- a CDS encoding TIGR01777 family oxidoreductase; translated protein: MGIEYESVVDHPLAEVFAWHTRPGAMARLVPPWQPMTVVAETESLADGKAVLGLPGGLRWIAQHDRDGFDPPHRFVDALSSAGPRSLPARVIGWWRHTHEFSAEPGGGTRVRDEVDTTVPGAALRPTFVYRHRQLADDLAAHRDAADAGAEPMVVAVTGASGLVGTALTAFLTTGGHRVIRLVRGPAARAEDERQWRPEAPAADLLSGVDAVIHLAGASIAGRFSEGHKAAIRDTRIEPTRKLAQAAADSDDGPSVFVSASAVGFYGYDRGDALLCEDSVRGDGFLADVVADWEAATGPAAGAGIRVVNVRTGVVQAAAGGTLRLLRPLFLAGLGGRLGSGEQWLSWIGIDDLLDVYYRALYDARLTGPVNAVGPEPVRNSEYTKSLAGVLHRPALLPVPSVGPRLLLGGQGVRELAQADQRVVPTKLTQLGHRFRHATVSDALAHQLGHG